A stretch of Roseibium porphyridii DNA encodes these proteins:
- a CDS encoding nucleotide sugar dehydrogenase — MNMYIGNLNTAQKIDRLPFSIVEPKASISVIGLGYVGAVSLACLCSLGHRVVGADIDQKKVDSIAWGNSPIHEDRLSELLTRGVSEDLLSATTNLQRAVRETDVTFVSVGTPTSKDGGCDTRAIEAVAKGIGEALADKTAFHVVVLRCSVPPGTTLDIMKPIIERHSGKVAGVDFGIGFNPEFLREGTAVADFHEPPKTVIGVTDTKTAEVLSKIYEPVDKSPIVTTVEVAELVKYVDNVWHAAKVCFANEVGRLCKPMGIDSHAVMDIFVQDTKLNLSPYYLKPGFAFGGSCLPKEVRAVSHLADKLGVDLPMIDALMPSNQKQIDQAVGLVERSGAKKVAILGVAFKPGTDDLRESPTLEVIAELKNRGVEVTAFDPAIQPGPHIKQQFDYMQYAAPHLKDVVEDLPEFLKEAAAEAVEDADAIIVSQKIPGLRSVLESKKEDAVIVDLVRISAPLPASSNYTGIGW; from the coding sequence ATGAACATGTATATCGGCAACCTCAATACAGCCCAGAAAATCGACAGGCTTCCCTTCAGCATTGTAGAGCCGAAGGCTTCGATCAGCGTCATTGGTCTTGGCTATGTCGGTGCGGTTTCCCTTGCCTGTCTCTGCTCTCTCGGGCACCGCGTTGTAGGTGCCGATATTGACCAGAAGAAAGTTGACTCAATTGCCTGGGGCAACAGCCCTATTCATGAGGACCGCCTGTCCGAACTCTTGACCCGTGGCGTTTCCGAAGATCTGCTTTCTGCCACCACCAATCTGCAAAGAGCTGTTCGCGAAACGGATGTTACATTCGTCTCCGTTGGCACACCGACCAGCAAGGACGGTGGTTGCGATACGCGAGCGATTGAGGCTGTTGCAAAAGGCATTGGTGAGGCACTCGCAGACAAAACCGCGTTTCATGTTGTGGTTCTTCGGTGTTCGGTTCCCCCTGGTACGACGCTCGATATTATGAAGCCGATCATAGAACGGCATTCGGGCAAGGTTGCCGGTGTCGATTTTGGAATTGGGTTCAATCCGGAGTTCTTGCGTGAAGGTACGGCAGTCGCAGACTTTCATGAACCGCCCAAAACTGTGATTGGTGTAACGGATACCAAGACTGCGGAGGTTCTGTCGAAGATCTACGAACCAGTCGACAAGTCTCCTATCGTGACGACCGTTGAAGTCGCTGAACTCGTAAAATACGTCGATAACGTCTGGCATGCCGCAAAGGTGTGTTTTGCAAACGAAGTTGGCCGACTTTGCAAACCCATGGGCATCGACAGTCATGCGGTCATGGACATCTTCGTTCAGGATACGAAGCTCAACCTTTCTCCTTACTACCTGAAGCCGGGATTTGCCTTCGGCGGTTCCTGCCTGCCCAAGGAGGTTCGGGCAGTCAGTCACCTTGCCGATAAACTTGGCGTCGATTTGCCGATGATTGATGCATTGATGCCGTCCAACCAGAAACAGATCGATCAGGCTGTTGGTCTTGTAGAAAGAAGCGGTGCGAAAAAGGTCGCGATCCTGGGCGTCGCCTTCAAGCCCGGCACTGACGACCTAAGGGAAAGTCCGACACTCGAGGTCATTGCAGAACTCAAGAATAGAGGTGTCGAAGTTACGGCTTTTGATCCCGCTATACAGCCGGGACCGCACATCAAACAACAATTTGACTACATGCAATACGCAGCCCCTCACCTTAAGGATGTCGTTGAAGACCTGCCGGAGTTTTTGAAGGAGGCTGCCGCAGAAGCAGTCGAAGACGCTGATGCGATTATCGTATCGCAGAAGATCCCAGGTCTTCGGAGTGTGTTGGAGTCCAAAAAAGAAGACGCAGTGATTGTGGACCTCGTCCGTATTTCAGCTCCGCTCCCTGCCTCTTCCAATTACACTGGAATTGGTTGGTAG
- a CDS encoding sigma-54-dependent transcriptional regulator, producing the protein MKVLIVEDALPLATVYGHQLSRAGIDTLHVETGQDAIDRLRKGGISVVLLDLQLPDMSGHDVLTLIGEEQLPVTVVVVTSSGSIKTAVEAMQAGAYDFLVKPVAEERLVTTTRNALERETLTEVVEEVRKPTTQKTNHGFVGSSLPMTAVYKMIESVARSNASVFITGESGTGKEVCAEAIHKSSPRVKKPFVPLNCAAIPKDLIESEIFGHVKGAFTGATSDRDGAAARADSGTLFLDEICELELNLQAKLLRFLQSGTVQKVGSDSLKKIDVRIVCATNRDPLEEVEAGRFREDLYYRLHVLPIGLPPLRARGADILELARHFLLQFGKEEQKAFEGFSVEAEEMLLGHSWPGNVREMQNTIRNLVVLNEGPIVETDMLSTLAGRVPNTARETVAVPRPVPESLNRSFGSESGVAGDWPNITLSLGQSYDTLERQLIEATIDACGGSLPKTARVLEVSPSTLYRKKEIWAAQEDEEAQSIETDDEASITHAVEN; encoded by the coding sequence TTGAAAGTTCTGATCGTAGAAGATGCACTCCCGCTTGCCACCGTCTATGGCCACCAGCTTTCACGGGCTGGTATTGATACGCTACATGTCGAAACTGGTCAGGATGCCATAGACAGATTGCGCAAGGGGGGCATCAGCGTTGTCCTTCTTGATCTGCAACTGCCGGATATGAGCGGGCACGACGTGCTGACTTTGATTGGTGAGGAACAATTGCCTGTCACAGTGGTGGTTGTGACGAGTTCCGGCTCAATCAAGACGGCTGTCGAGGCCATGCAGGCCGGTGCCTACGACTTTCTTGTCAAACCCGTCGCCGAAGAACGATTGGTGACAACGACGCGCAATGCGCTGGAACGTGAAACGCTTACCGAAGTCGTCGAAGAAGTGCGGAAACCGACGACCCAGAAAACCAATCACGGGTTTGTCGGCTCATCCCTTCCCATGACGGCCGTTTACAAGATGATCGAGAGTGTCGCCCGTTCGAATGCATCTGTATTCATCACGGGTGAAAGTGGAACCGGTAAAGAGGTGTGCGCCGAGGCCATTCACAAATCCAGTCCGCGTGTCAAAAAGCCCTTCGTTCCGCTCAATTGCGCTGCAATTCCGAAAGACCTTATCGAGTCGGAGATATTCGGACACGTCAAAGGGGCGTTCACCGGCGCAACCTCGGACAGGGATGGTGCTGCTGCACGAGCAGATAGTGGAACACTGTTTCTGGATGAAATCTGTGAACTTGAATTGAACCTTCAGGCCAAACTTCTCCGATTTCTGCAAAGCGGAACGGTGCAGAAAGTCGGTAGTGACAGCTTGAAGAAGATCGATGTGCGCATTGTCTGCGCCACCAACCGAGATCCACTGGAAGAGGTTGAAGCCGGTCGTTTTCGTGAGGATCTTTACTACCGACTGCACGTATTGCCGATTGGTCTTCCTCCGCTGCGTGCCAGAGGCGCTGACATTTTGGAGCTCGCTCGCCACTTCCTATTGCAGTTCGGCAAAGAAGAACAAAAGGCATTCGAAGGCTTTTCTGTCGAAGCGGAAGAAATGCTCTTGGGGCATTCCTGGCCCGGAAATGTTCGAGAAATGCAAAACACGATACGAAATCTCGTTGTTTTGAACGAAGGACCGATCGTCGAAACCGACATGCTGTCGACTTTGGCCGGTCGTGTGCCGAACACCGCACGTGAAACTGTTGCCGTTCCTCGTCCGGTGCCAGAATCGCTAAACCGGTCATTTGGTTCTGAAAGTGGCGTCGCTGGCGATTGGCCAAATATCACACTTTCGCTGGGGCAGTCTTACGACACTCTGGAACGACAACTTATTGAAGCAACCATTGATGCCTGTGGCGGCAGTTTGCCGAAAACGGCTCGTGTGCTAGAGGTCAGTCCGTCCACGCTGTACCGAAAAAAGGAAATATGGGCAGCTCAGGAAGATGAAGAAGCACAGTCGATCGAAACTGACGATGAAGCTTCAATCACCCATGCGGTGGAGAACTGA
- a CDS encoding GNAT family N-acetyltransferase — MKFFENASGRESDICKLFGNVFAEAEGAEEGKLIGQLSRDLLRETASGDLHTFYAIDKENVVAAIMFSRMVFNQDDRDVFVLGPVAVATARQGEGIGQSLISFGLKTLAQAGVEVALTYGDPKFYSRVGFKPITEEDVAAPFKLQYPFGWLGQSLTATPLTSIKGSSRCVTAMGKPIYW; from the coding sequence ATGAAGTTCTTTGAGAACGCGAGCGGTCGCGAAAGCGACATTTGCAAACTCTTCGGCAACGTTTTTGCAGAAGCAGAAGGTGCTGAAGAAGGAAAACTGATCGGGCAACTGTCGCGTGATCTCCTGCGGGAGACTGCCTCGGGTGATCTTCATACGTTCTATGCTATCGACAAAGAAAACGTTGTCGCAGCCATCATGTTCTCCCGGATGGTCTTCAATCAGGATGATCGCGATGTCTTCGTGCTCGGACCTGTCGCAGTTGCGACAGCACGCCAAGGTGAAGGGATTGGTCAAAGCCTCATAAGCTTCGGATTGAAAACGCTCGCGCAAGCCGGTGTCGAAGTTGCCTTGACCTACGGCGATCCGAAGTTTTATTCACGGGTTGGCTTTAAACCGATCACCGAGGAAGACGTGGCTGCGCCATTCAAGCTGCAATACCCATTCGGATGGCTCGGGCAATCCCTGACAGCGACACCTCTGACCTCCATCAAGGGATCATCCCGGTGTGTTACAGCGATGGGAAAACCGATTTATTGGTGA
- a CDS encoding NUDIX hydrolase — MRSLQPKTSDPVGWSVLDSRKVFEAGDRLRVLRQTISLPDSRIVDDYYQIDLPSFASIYAVTDQDEVLILQQYKHGVGQTCLTLPGGQIDACEDPEFSARRELLEETGYGGGKWVAAPTMVLHGNQKIAKSHVFIASHVIKLCEANSGDLETSTLLTVPRKEVKRSMLNGKTPIASHVAAIGLAEMYLAD, encoded by the coding sequence ATGCGTTCCTTACAGCCAAAAACCAGCGACCCGGTTGGATGGTCGGTACTGGACAGCCGAAAGGTCTTTGAAGCTGGCGACCGTCTTCGTGTGCTCCGCCAGACGATCAGTCTGCCGGACAGTCGCATAGTGGACGACTACTATCAGATCGATCTGCCTTCATTTGCCAGCATCTATGCCGTCACGGATCAAGATGAAGTGCTCATTCTTCAGCAATACAAACACGGGGTAGGGCAGACCTGTCTCACTCTTCCTGGTGGGCAAATTGATGCCTGTGAAGATCCCGAATTCTCGGCACGTCGGGAATTGCTTGAGGAAACCGGCTATGGTGGCGGCAAATGGGTTGCAGCCCCTACGATGGTGCTTCACGGCAATCAGAAAATTGCCAAATCGCATGTCTTTATCGCCAGTCACGTGATCAAATTGTGTGAGGCTAATTCGGGAGACCTCGAAACATCGACATTGCTCACTGTTCCACGCAAGGAAGTGAAACGGTCAATGCTGAACGGAAAAACCCCCATCGCCTCACATGTCGCCGCAATCGGTCTGGCGGAAATGTATCTTGCCGATTAG